Proteins from one Bufo gargarizans isolate SCDJY-AF-19 chromosome 8, ASM1485885v1, whole genome shotgun sequence genomic window:
- the LOC122945123 gene encoding elongation of very long chain fatty acids protein 4-like: protein MGSTWQAVHDFYIWALENGDSRTDPWLLVYSPVPVILIFTIYLILVALGPKLMEGREAFTLRTVLLIYNLALVALSAYMFYEFLVTSVLAGYSYYCQPVDYSSSGLGLRMARVCWWFFFSKVIELLDTIFFIMRKKFTQISFLHVYHHATMIFNWWAGVKYVAGGQAFFIGMLNSFVHIFMYLYYALAVLGPSVQKYLWWKRYLTVLQLTQFAAIALHSGYNLFTDCPFPDGFNSAVFIYIITLIILFLNFYYQTYLRRPHKKKA from the exons ATGGGGTCCACGTGGCAGGCAGTCCACGATTTCTACATCTGGGCCTTGGAGAATGGAG ACAGCCGCACGGACCCCTGGCTCCTCGTTTACTCGCCCGTCCCTGTCATCCTGATCTTTACCATCTACCTCATTCTTGTGGCCCTAGGCCCTAAACTGATGGAGGGGCGGGAAGCCTTCACCCTGCGCACCGTTCTCTTGATCTATAATCTGGCTCTGGTGGCGCTGTCTGCCTACATGTTTTATGAG TTTCTGGTGACATCGGTGCTGGCGGGATACAGTTATTACTGCCAGCCGGTGGACTACAGTAGCAGTGGGCTGGGCCTGCGG ATGGCCAGGGTCTGCTGGTGGTTCTTCTTCTCCAAAGTGATTGAACTTCTGGACACA ATCTTCTTCATTATGAGGAAGAAGTTTACCCAGATCTCGTTCCTCCATGTATATCACCACGCCACCATGATCTTTAACTGGTGGGCTGGGGTCAAATACGTGGCCGGGGGGCAGG CATTTTTTATAGGGATGCTCAATTCCTTTGTCCACATCTTCATGTACTTGTATTACGCGCTCGCTGTGCTGGGGCCATCGGTGCAGAAATACCTGTGGTGGAAGCGCTACCTGACCGTCCTGCAGCTG ACCCAGTTTGCAGCAATTGCTCTTCACTCCGGATACAACCTCTTCACAGACTGCCCGTTTCCTGATGGGTTTAATTCAGCCGTCTTCATCTACATCATCACCTTGATCATACTGTTCCTCAACTTCTACTACCAGACCTACCTCCGCCGGCCACACAAGAAGAAGGCATAA